A section of the Chitinivibrionales bacterium genome encodes:
- a CDS encoding glycosyltransferase family 1 protein, which translates to MNIGVDIKALYKGKAGIAAYIRNTLDKLQETDHANRYFLFEKRPSSYTTTNPRFQKILVPSRLPGTLWLMFILPFHLKKYSIGVFWGPEQLIPCVFGQAGVKMVSTILDLTLLHYPETMQTTNFLVNRLFLRRSVCKSDKILTISNFIKKDICESFPRGATSDNVVVTYPGSPEWEKTWVAAQGRGEHLLFVGSFEPRKNLSSLLKALCFLKDERNRAISLRIVGPPGWKNDAVHHFIKTNNLEGHVTFKGYCGETELAREYASCKAFVYPSLYEGFGLPVLEALAANTLVLSSGGTVMDEIAGGCFVSFDPANPRDIAEKILTVYQKDFDPTPYLKGAKDVLARYSWKSTAEKTMEVLMTV; encoded by the coding sequence ATGAACATCGGCGTTGACATCAAGGCCCTTTACAAGGGAAAGGCAGGAATCGCCGCCTACATCCGAAACACGCTTGACAAGCTCCAAGAGACGGACCACGCCAACCGGTATTTTCTGTTTGAAAAAAGGCCCAGCTCCTATACGACAACAAACCCCCGCTTTCAAAAAATACTGGTTCCCTCCAGACTGCCGGGCACCCTGTGGCTCATGTTCATCCTGCCGTTTCATCTGAAGAAATATTCCATCGGCGTGTTCTGGGGGCCGGAGCAGCTTATTCCCTGCGTTTTCGGGCAGGCCGGCGTTAAAATGGTGTCAACCATCCTCGACCTGACGCTCCTGCATTATCCCGAAACAATGCAGACCACCAATTTTCTCGTCAACAGGCTGTTCCTGAGGAGGAGCGTTTGCAAATCGGACAAGATCCTTACGATTTCCAACTTCATTAAAAAAGACATATGCGAATCATTTCCGCGTGGTGCAACGTCCGATAACGTCGTGGTGACCTATCCGGGCAGCCCCGAGTGGGAAAAGACCTGGGTTGCCGCGCAGGGCAGGGGAGAGCATCTGCTGTTTGTGGGGAGCTTCGAGCCGAGAAAAAACCTTTCAAGCCTTCTTAAGGCGCTGTGCTTCCTCAAGGACGAGAGAAACAGGGCGATTTCACTGCGTATCGTGGGGCCGCCGGGATGGAAGAACGACGCGGTGCACCATTTTATCAAGACCAACAATCTGGAAGGCCACGTCACCTTCAAAGGCTACTGCGGCGAAACGGAGTTGGCGCGGGAATACGCGTCGTGCAAGGCATTCGTATACCCGTCGCTGTACGAAGGGTTCGGCCTTCCGGTGCTTGAGGCGCTTGCCGCGAACACACTCGTACTTTCGTCCGGCGGCACGGTCATGGACGAAATCGCCGGAGGATGTTTTGTCTCATTTGATCCTGCAAATCCGCGTGACATTGCGGAAAAGATTCTGACGGTGTATCAGAAGGATTTCGATCCAACGCCGTACCTGAAGGGTGCGAAGGACGTGCTGGCAAGGTATTCGTGGAAGTCAACGGCGGAAAAGACGATGGAAGTGCTGATGACGGTGTGA
- a CDS encoding tetratricopeptide repeat protein codes for MSTSSKYLLVVGSFLLAAVLTIGVIYYRTSIADGKQVAQPTGIVMEYPFHGTMFPPDIAAPTFKWEDTRPTADKWNITVRFKDNPDTLHFTSSKKKWIPSGDVWEKIKLNSLGKTAVFEIRGVSGARPKKVLSGGQVTFQTSPDSVVAPIFYREVNLPFMEAVKDPTNIRWRFGSISSDEQPRIVLQKLPVCGNCHSFSRDAKVMGMEADCGNDKGAYAIMPVKQDIVLDRSKIISWSFYKMPGEDKEPTFGLNNQVSPDGRYVAGTVKDQAIAVYRPNLMFSQLFFFVKGMVSIYDRQTKAMYVLPGASDRRYAQTNATWSPDGKYLVFVRCKSYNLDIFNRQRRALIQGPEAEQFIETEGKNIKYDLCRVAFNNGKGGTPEPLKGASNNGMSNYFAKYSPNGKWIAFCRANNFIFLQPDSKLYIMPAEGGEARELSCNMSILNSWHSWSPNSKWLVFSSKVNGPYTQLFLTHISDSGTSSPPVVLDRFTSVDRAANIPEFVNGPSDAILKIRENYLDAYSYHRIAEAFHLAGDFEHAIPAWRNAIKYNPRNYFAHNNLGALLYQKGLKDDAAEEFKAAINLHIDDEDHYEAHTNYGKYLLEKGEIDKAIAELSIAYKLHPDSITKKNLETVRSNKKTIAKQEALQYND; via the coding sequence ATGAGCACGTCGTCAAAATATCTTCTAGTGGTGGGATCTTTCCTGCTCGCGGCCGTTCTTACGATCGGCGTTATTTATTATCGGACCTCCATCGCAGACGGCAAACAGGTTGCCCAGCCCACGGGGATCGTGATGGAGTATCCGTTCCACGGAACGATGTTCCCGCCGGATATTGCCGCCCCGACGTTCAAGTGGGAGGACACGCGGCCCACCGCTGACAAATGGAACATCACGGTGCGGTTCAAGGACAATCCCGACACGCTCCACTTTACTTCCAGTAAAAAGAAATGGATCCCTTCCGGAGATGTGTGGGAAAAAATAAAGCTCAATTCGCTTGGAAAAACGGCCGTTTTTGAGATCCGCGGCGTGAGCGGCGCCAGGCCGAAAAAAGTCCTTTCGGGCGGCCAGGTGACGTTCCAGACTTCGCCCGACTCCGTGGTTGCCCCCATCTTCTACCGCGAAGTGAACTTGCCTTTCATGGAGGCGGTAAAGGACCCTACCAATATCCGGTGGCGTTTCGGCTCCATCTCATCCGATGAACAGCCGAGAATCGTGCTGCAGAAACTGCCGGTGTGCGGCAACTGCCATTCGTTTTCGAGGGACGCCAAGGTCATGGGGATGGAAGCCGATTGCGGCAACGACAAGGGCGCGTACGCCATCATGCCTGTCAAGCAGGACATCGTGCTCGACCGGTCGAAAATCATCAGCTGGTCCTTTTACAAAATGCCTGGCGAAGACAAGGAGCCCACGTTCGGACTCAACAACCAGGTGTCGCCCGACGGCCGTTACGTCGCGGGCACGGTCAAGGACCAGGCGATCGCCGTGTACCGTCCCAACCTCATGTTCTCGCAGCTGTTCTTTTTTGTAAAGGGAATGGTCTCGATCTACGACCGGCAGACCAAGGCGATGTACGTTCTGCCAGGCGCCAGCGACCGGCGGTACGCGCAGACCAATGCGACGTGGAGCCCGGACGGCAAGTACCTGGTGTTCGTCAGGTGCAAGTCCTATAATCTTGACATTTTCAACCGCCAGCGCCGCGCCCTTATCCAGGGCCCCGAGGCCGAGCAGTTCATCGAGACGGAGGGCAAAAACATCAAATACGACCTGTGCCGCGTGGCGTTCAACAACGGCAAGGGTGGCACCCCCGAGCCGCTCAAGGGCGCGTCGAACAACGGCATGAGCAATTATTTCGCGAAATATTCTCCGAACGGAAAGTGGATCGCGTTCTGCCGGGCGAACAATTTTATTTTCCTCCAGCCCGACTCGAAGCTCTACATCATGCCGGCGGAGGGCGGCGAGGCGCGCGAGCTGTCGTGCAACATGTCGATCCTCAATTCGTGGCACAGCTGGTCGCCCAACAGCAAGTGGCTGGTGTTTTCCTCAAAAGTCAACGGCCCGTATACCCAGCTCTTTCTCACGCACATCTCCGACAGCGGGACGAGCTCGCCGCCGGTCGTGCTCGACCGATTTACGAGCGTCGACAGGGCGGCGAACATTCCGGAATTCGTCAACGGACCGTCCGATGCGATTCTCAAGATCCGCGAAAACTATCTCGATGCGTATTCGTACCACCGGATCGCCGAGGCCTTCCATCTTGCCGGCGATTTCGAGCACGCGATCCCGGCTTGGCGGAATGCGATCAAGTATAATCCGAGGAATTATTTCGCGCACAACAATCTCGGCGCGCTTCTCTACCAGAAAGGGCTTAAGGATGATGCGGCGGAGGAGTTCAAGGCCGCCATCAATCTCCACATTGACGACGAAGACCATTACGAGGCGCACACCAATTACGGCAAATACCTTCTTGAAAAGGGCGAGATCGACAAGGCCATCGCGGAATTGTCCATCGCCTATAAGTTGCACCCCGACAGCATCACCAAGAAAAATCTTGAAACGGTGCGCAGCAACAAGAAGACCATTGCCAAGCAGGAAGCGCTCCAATACAATGACTGA
- a CDS encoding leucine-rich repeat domain-containing protein, with protein MKKVIFTFALLVPAMTFFWSCNQNPAGSKTDTLVYKDTMYIADTSKALSQIYANFANSDISDLTFLKGMTSLQWLNLDSNFFSDLSPLSSLVNLQYLNLKNNYAVSNISALAGLSKLTYLNLEGDWRITDITPLASLTNLQDLSLLSANGVTDISTLSKLTNLTKLDLGWANGIATYGACSTLTKLEWIRLAGKGATSVSGISGLPNLQTILLAHNSLTTIALSNLPKVTTIDFEYCDSVQGVNLSNMPVIDTIDLSNCRGLMKLTLTTLPGLKSLIFGSGYLTNSDIALTGLGGIESITGNFEKVTDLSFAKNLTSLTDLNVTCEALTDISALSSLTGLTSLTIRGDGLVDVTPIQNCVNVTTLSLSYCGSVQDISALSHLTNLQNLNLSNNRSITSVSVVNSLTKLQVLNLTYCQSLDTTLPDMSALTQLKSLNINNCSTLKNVAGLASLTGLNFIDIRYNGLTPATVGPVLATMQSGDTLKYSIGQLDSAQIAQITAAGVIQPAY; from the coding sequence ATGAAAAAAGTAATTTTCACCTTTGCTCTGTTGGTCCCGGCCATGACCTTTTTCTGGAGTTGCAACCAGAACCCGGCAGGCTCGAAAACGGATACACTGGTCTACAAAGACACCATGTATATCGCCGACACTTCCAAGGCATTGAGCCAGATATATGCCAATTTTGCCAATTCGGACATTTCCGATCTTACCTTCCTCAAGGGCATGACGTCGCTGCAATGGCTGAACCTCGACAGCAACTTCTTCAGCGACTTGTCTCCTTTGTCAAGTCTAGTCAACCTGCAATACCTCAATTTGAAGAACAACTACGCGGTGAGCAATATTTCGGCCCTGGCCGGTCTCAGCAAGCTCACCTATCTGAACCTTGAAGGCGACTGGAGGATCACGGACATCACTCCGCTGGCCAGTCTTACCAACCTTCAGGATCTCAGCCTGCTCAGCGCCAACGGCGTCACCGATATCTCCACGCTTTCGAAACTGACCAACCTTACTAAGCTCGATCTCGGATGGGCAAACGGCATCGCCACCTACGGTGCCTGCTCAACGCTCACCAAGCTGGAATGGATCCGTCTTGCCGGAAAGGGTGCGACCAGTGTGTCAGGAATCTCCGGCCTTCCGAACCTCCAGACGATTCTGCTTGCGCACAACTCGCTCACGACAATCGCCCTTTCCAATCTCCCGAAAGTCACGACGATTGATTTCGAGTATTGCGATTCCGTCCAGGGGGTCAATCTGAGCAATATGCCGGTCATCGACACCATCGATCTTTCCAATTGCCGCGGCCTTATGAAGCTCACGCTCACCACGCTCCCCGGGCTCAAGTCCCTGATTTTCGGCAGTGGTTACCTTACCAACAGCGATATCGCGCTGACCGGCCTCGGCGGCATCGAGAGCATCACGGGAAATTTTGAAAAAGTCACCGACCTCTCCTTTGCAAAGAACCTGACCTCACTTACGGATCTGAACGTCACCTGCGAGGCGCTCACCGATATTTCGGCTCTCAGCAGCCTTACCGGTCTCACGAGCCTCACCATCCGCGGGGACGGACTTGTCGACGTCACGCCGATCCAGAATTGCGTTAACGTCACGACCTTGAGCCTGTCTTATTGCGGCTCGGTGCAGGACATATCGGCGCTCAGCCACCTCACCAATCTTCAGAACCTGAATTTGAGCAACAACCGGTCGATCACCTCGGTCAGCGTCGTCAACAGCCTCACCAAGCTCCAGGTGCTCAACCTGACCTACTGCCAGAGCCTCGACACAACCCTGCCCGACATGTCGGCGCTTACCCAGCTTAAGTCGCTCAATATAAACAACTGTTCAACGCTTAAAAACGTGGCCGGGCTTGCGTCGCTGACGGGCCTCAATTTCATTGATATCCGGTACAACGGCCTCACCCCGGCCACTGTCGGGCCGGTGCTTGCGACCATGCAGTCCGGGGACACGCTCAAGTATTCAATAGGCCAGCTCGACAGCGCGCAGATCGCCCAGATCACCGCCGCCGGCGTCATACAGCCCGCGTACTGA
- a CDS encoding fused MFS/spermidine synthase yields the protein MKENGPLKKERQPALLSATTSARWVMAIFFCSGVCSLIDEVVWVRLIKLTLGNTVYASSVVVSVFMGGLALGALAMARWADRVARPLRLYALLEIVVALVTAVLPAALAAADGAYRLLFVPLQASPHLLIAMQVIVSSAILLVPTVLMGSTLPLLGRYVTALQERIGSSVGGLYAINTLGAVTGCFLAGFVLMRAIGVIPTLYAAAGLNVLVALAGWQLSGRSAALLRAAAPAVSEKSIPPTAGAARWLLGSLFFASGCISIGYELIWMRSIVIPLGGFTYVFSAVLTIYLLGNVLGVWIGTFLSRRVRNPAFGTALCLSLLGACGIFFVPWLVEWLKRLFDLSNGALLPVMQNIAGWVLVRPLLYCLVLFLPAAMIMGMGFPLALQAWNSRTRGAGNTTGSVYGINTIGAICGGIVTGFVLIPLLGAQWSVVGLGLLGVVLGAAATQAFFTPRNIALRTVYAMLALAVVAAVVLVPSNLFVKRIVAIPGLQTVAVREGVTATVSVTLRPQDGAMELTSDGVRVAGDDIHRSAQQCLGNMGVLLHPDARRVLSVGFGSGETVKCLSRYHLRKIDCVEIAPELIDLACKYFRHINLGDWKDSSLSIISMDAFNYMHVTNRTYDVIINDANLPSHSACAPLFTKEHFLNCANRLNPRGLFFTKLPLADISESSFNSILGTFLEAFPQVTLWFPVTRPYIFFYLIGSRQEMLFSPENIDRMLAADTVRAASGFLRFHSSHDVLSCYIADRNDLSRYLKAYHRNASNTPYIEFNVDQKALPLRPFFKQLTAAVRSASLYNHIDWGGFSDEQKSRWLADQRIQDEATACVLQTVGEEDRWQKLSICGKGLRAVPGNAVLLDEEDGDLQEAQSMLNMNKADFIGDVANAMLIRDSSSAAGWILFSWTLQRGGRVSEALAAAQSGVARAPWSVSALDNCATILLQSQAFDAAISRCDTALRLAPDRARSRIVRGMALYAKGQIDGAIKEFTKVVQLQPRNAHAWCILGDIYREKNERRLSEQAYREALKIDPYYNDAQNGLNALGQL from the coding sequence ATGAAAGAAAACGGTCCGCTCAAAAAAGAACGCCAGCCGGCCCTTCTCTCCGCCACTACGAGCGCCCGTTGGGTGATGGCGATTTTTTTCTGCTCGGGCGTCTGCTCCCTCATCGACGAGGTGGTCTGGGTCAGGCTCATTAAGTTGACTTTAGGCAATACCGTCTATGCATCGAGCGTCGTGGTCTCGGTGTTCATGGGCGGCCTTGCGCTCGGGGCGCTCGCCATGGCGCGGTGGGCCGACCGCGTCGCCCGACCGCTGCGGCTCTACGCGCTGCTCGAGATCGTTGTTGCGCTGGTGACCGCCGTGCTTCCCGCCGCGCTCGCCGCCGCCGACGGCGCGTACCGGCTGCTTTTTGTCCCGCTCCAGGCGTCACCGCACCTGCTCATCGCCATGCAGGTCATTGTATCGTCGGCCATCCTATTAGTGCCCACCGTGCTCATGGGGAGCACCTTGCCGCTGCTGGGACGCTATGTCACTGCGCTCCAGGAGCGTATCGGCAGCAGCGTCGGCGGGCTCTACGCAATTAACACGCTGGGCGCAGTAACGGGCTGCTTTCTTGCCGGGTTCGTGCTCATGCGGGCAATCGGCGTGATACCCACCCTATATGCCGCGGCGGGACTCAACGTGTTGGTCGCGCTTGCGGGATGGCAACTGTCGGGCAGAAGCGCCGCCTTGCTACGGGCGGCGGCGCCGGCGGTTTCCGAAAAGTCAATTCCCCCGACGGCGGGCGCCGCGCGCTGGCTGCTCGGCTCCCTCTTTTTTGCGAGCGGCTGCATCAGCATCGGCTATGAGCTCATCTGGATGCGCAGCATCGTGATCCCGCTGGGTGGATTCACCTATGTTTTTTCGGCGGTGCTGACCATCTACCTGCTCGGAAACGTGCTCGGCGTGTGGATCGGAACCTTCCTGTCGCGCCGCGTGCGCAATCCGGCGTTCGGCACGGCGCTCTGCCTGTCGCTTCTTGGCGCCTGCGGCATTTTTTTTGTGCCCTGGCTTGTGGAATGGCTCAAGCGTTTGTTCGATCTTTCAAACGGCGCTCTGCTTCCGGTGATGCAGAACATCGCCGGCTGGGTGCTGGTGCGGCCGCTGCTGTACTGCCTCGTCTTGTTCCTGCCCGCCGCAATGATCATGGGAATGGGTTTTCCGCTCGCGCTTCAGGCCTGGAATTCGCGGACGCGCGGCGCGGGAAACACCACCGGCTCGGTGTACGGCATCAACACGATCGGCGCGATCTGCGGCGGCATTGTCACCGGCTTCGTGCTTATCCCGCTGCTGGGCGCGCAATGGTCGGTTGTCGGGCTGGGGCTGCTCGGCGTTGTTCTCGGCGCTGCAGCGACGCAGGCGTTTTTCACGCCCAGAAATATTGCGTTGCGGACGGTGTACGCCATGCTCGCCCTGGCTGTCGTCGCCGCCGTCGTCCTGGTGCCCTCGAATCTTTTCGTAAAAAGAATCGTTGCGATTCCCGGCCTGCAGACCGTTGCGGTGCGGGAAGGCGTCACCGCCACGGTTTCGGTCACGCTGCGGCCGCAGGACGGCGCCATGGAGCTCACCTCCGACGGCGTGCGCGTTGCCGGCGACGACATTCACCGTTCGGCGCAGCAATGCCTCGGCAACATGGGGGTTCTGCTGCATCCCGATGCGCGCAGGGTCCTTTCGGTGGGGTTCGGCTCTGGCGAGACCGTGAAATGCCTTTCACGGTATCACCTGCGGAAAATCGACTGCGTGGAAATCGCGCCCGAACTCATCGACCTCGCGTGCAAGTATTTCCGGCATATCAATCTGGGCGATTGGAAGGACTCCTCGCTGTCGATCATCAGCATGGACGCGTTCAATTACATGCACGTGACAAACCGGACCTACGACGTGATCATCAACGATGCGAACCTGCCTTCGCACTCGGCCTGCGCGCCGCTCTTTACAAAGGAACATTTCCTGAATTGCGCAAACCGCCTCAATCCGCGCGGGCTTTTTTTCACTAAGCTGCCGCTGGCCGATATTTCGGAGAGCTCGTTCAACAGCATCCTGGGCACTTTTCTGGAGGCCTTTCCGCAGGTGACGCTGTGGTTTCCCGTGACGCGCCCCTACATCTTTTTTTACCTCATCGGCTCGCGCCAGGAGATGCTTTTTTCCCCTGAAAACATCGACCGGATGCTTGCCGCCGACACCGTCCGCGCCGCCTCGGGTTTCCTGCGGTTCCACAGCAGCCATGACGTGCTGAGTTGCTACATCGCCGACCGGAACGATCTTTCCCGGTACCTCAAGGCGTATCACCGGAACGCCAGCAACACGCCCTACATTGAATTCAATGTCGATCAGAAGGCGCTGCCGCTGCGGCCGTTCTTTAAGCAGCTTACCGCCGCGGTCCGCAGCGCTTCGCTGTATAATCACATCGACTGGGGCGGCTTCTCCGATGAACAGAAAAGCAGGTGGCTCGCCGACCAGCGCATCCAGGACGAGGCCACGGCATGCGTGCTGCAAACGGTGGGCGAGGAGGATAGGTGGCAGAAGCTCTCAATATGCGGAAAAGGGCTCAGGGCCGTGCCGGGCAACGCGGTACTGCTCGATGAGGAGGACGGCGACCTCCAGGAGGCGCAGAGCATGCTCAATATGAACAAGGCGGATTTCATTGGCGACGTCGCCAATGCCATGCTGATCAGGGACTCGAGCAGCGCAGCAGGATGGATACTGTTTTCGTGGACGCTGCAGCGCGGCGGCCGGGTTTCTGAAGCGCTTGCTGCCGCGCAGTCGGGAGTCGCACGGGCGCCCTGGAGTGTTTCGGCTCTTGACAATTGCGCCACCATCCTTCTGCAGTCCCAGGCGTTCGACGCCGCGATTTCCCGGTGCGACACGGCGCTGCGCCTGGCACCCGACCGCGCCCGGAGCCGCATCGTGCGCGGCATGGCGCTCTACGCAAAAGGCCAAATCGATGGTGCCATCAAAGAATTTACTAAGGTGGTTCAACTGCAGCCCCGCAATGCGCACGCTTGGTGCATTCTGGGCGATATTTACCGCGAAAAAAATGAACGCAGGCTTTCTGAACAGGCGTACCGGGAGGCGCTGAAGATCGACCCGTATTATAACGATGCGCAAAACGGGTTAAACGCGCTTGGACAGCTCTAG
- a CDS encoding Rid family hydrolase, translating to MTESSQARGEGGHTAVFGRGKVKSVYATLRPAAGEDGASFARRLVDLLNKNNASFVKCDVFGSCGAYNGFMRELETAVPPHGLPVTWVEGAGCGGHPIAGAAVRCVTGVEAETIFLNTRPVGRLYEDDFARFCLLGGIHSNAPTVMPGQQTQMTLEALEAALNAAGMDMTNIARTWFYNNCLLEWYDSFNAARTRFYRERGIFDRMLPASTGIGGKNPHESALVAGAEAVVFKHAKASMEAVASPLQNQAFSYGSAFSRAVELKTPAERRLLVSGTASINEAGKTVFEGDLHGQIKQTLDVVEALLRSRQMGWTDVVRAIAYVKQPGFAKDFSKYCASSGLPALPWIIAHNEVCRDNLLFEIEVDAVTAAAG from the coding sequence ATGACTGAGAGCTCGCAAGCCCGCGGGGAGGGCGGCCACACTGCTGTTTTCGGCCGCGGAAAAGTAAAAAGCGTCTATGCCACGCTGCGGCCCGCGGCCGGCGAAGACGGCGCCTCGTTTGCGCGCCGACTCGTTGACCTGCTCAACAAAAACAACGCTTCATTTGTCAAATGCGACGTGTTCGGGTCCTGCGGCGCCTACAACGGGTTCATGCGGGAGCTCGAAACCGCTGTGCCGCCGCACGGCCTGCCCGTGACGTGGGTCGAGGGCGCCGGATGCGGCGGGCACCCGATCGCGGGCGCAGCGGTCCGTTGCGTTACAGGCGTTGAGGCCGAAACCATATTTCTCAATACCAGACCCGTGGGCAGGCTTTACGAGGATGACTTCGCCCGCTTCTGCCTTCTGGGCGGAATCCATTCCAATGCGCCCACGGTCATGCCCGGCCAGCAGACCCAGATGACGCTGGAGGCGCTGGAGGCCGCGCTCAACGCGGCCGGCATGGACATGACCAACATCGCGCGTACCTGGTTCTACAACAACTGCCTGCTCGAGTGGTACGATTCGTTCAACGCGGCAAGGACCCGTTTCTACAGGGAGCGGGGCATTTTCGACAGGATGCTTCCGGCGAGCACCGGCATAGGCGGGAAGAACCCCCATGAGTCGGCGCTGGTTGCCGGAGCCGAAGCGGTCGTGTTCAAACATGCCAAGGCCTCCATGGAGGCCGTTGCCTCGCCGCTCCAGAACCAGGCCTTCAGCTACGGAAGCGCGTTTTCGCGGGCGGTGGAGTTGAAGACGCCGGCGGAGCGCCGGCTTCTTGTTTCGGGGACCGCAAGCATCAACGAGGCGGGGAAAACGGTGTTTGAAGGCGATCTGCACGGACAGATAAAGCAGACGCTGGACGTGGTGGAGGCGCTGCTTCGCTCGCGGCAGATGGGCTGGACCGACGTGGTGCGCGCAATCGCCTATGTAAAGCAGCCCGGTTTTGCAAAGGATTTCTCGAAGTATTGCGCGTCGTCCGGATTGCCCGCGCTCCCCTGGATCATCGCGCACAACGAAGTATGCCGGGACAACCTGCTGTTCGAAATCGAAGTGGATGCCGTGACGGCCGCCGCCGGTTGA
- a CDS encoding acyltransferase, protein MLKPASALQYYLYNAFVTHIPFYWVRHRYLRSVLRIKMGNNCAVHTGCFFTGRLIAIGHNTVINRNCYLDGRIGIEIGGDVSLSPETCIISLDHDPASIDFATRGEKVVLDDYVWTGMRAVILPGVHLGKGCVAGAGAVVTKSFGDFTVVAGNPAKKIGERNRDLKYELNYRPYFNTDILPDKR, encoded by the coding sequence ATGCTTAAACCCGCAAGTGCTTTGCAATATTATTTGTACAATGCTTTTGTCACCCATATTCCGTTCTATTGGGTGCGTCATCGCTATCTGCGGAGCGTGCTCCGCATAAAAATGGGAAATAACTGCGCGGTCCACACCGGATGTTTCTTCACCGGCCGTCTCATTGCAATCGGACATAACACCGTGATCAACCGGAACTGCTATCTTGACGGACGCATCGGAATCGAAATCGGCGGCGATGTGAGCCTCTCCCCCGAAACCTGCATCATCTCGCTTGACCACGATCCCGCCTCAATTGATTTCGCCACGCGGGGAGAAAAAGTAGTCTTAGATGATTATGTTTGGACCGGAATGCGTGCCGTTATCCTTCCTGGTGTACATCTAGGAAAAGGTTGCGTGGCGGGCGCCGGAGCGGTGGTGACGAAAAGCTTTGGGGATTTTACGGTGGTTGCTGGGAATCCGGCGAAAAAAATCGGGGAAAGAAATAGGGATTTGAAATATGAATTGAATTACAGGCCTTATTTCAATACGGATATATTGCCGGACAAGCGATGA